In Cydia amplana chromosome 2, ilCydAmpl1.1, whole genome shotgun sequence, the following proteins share a genomic window:
- the LOC134658596 gene encoding uncharacterized protein LOC134658596 isoform X1 yields MAVVLNLLLAVNLLRISWACPQHTRRPSRSEPFGSLVDTFRSGEIRDMMAPVITLAAIKAKLNETGIFDQDNVTLTEREQKELKKLFETIEIMNTSRARQPSSVQSVFSSLRMVERVVNKQTRDGQVSKSLADKFHWEKLPTLIRTRREQPIYRLDKDGSMRIFNLNS; encoded by the exons ATGGCAGTCGTATTGAATCTCTT ATTAGCCGTAAACCTACTTCGAATTTCATGGGCCTG CCCCCAACACACGCGGCGGCCTTCCCGCTCAGAGCCCTTCGGCAGCCTGGTAGACACGTTCAGGTCTGGCGAGATTAGAGACATGATGGCGCCCGTCATCACACTTGCTGCCATTAAAGCCAAGCTGAATGAGACGG GTATATTCGACCAAGACAATGTTACATTAACCGAAAGGGAGCAAAAAGAACTTAAGAAGCTTTTTGAAACAATTGAGATTATG AACACTTCCCGCGCGCGCCAACCGTCAAGCGTGCAAAGTGTATTCAGCTCGCTGCGGATGGTCGAGCGCGTGGTCAACAAGCAGACGAGGGACGGCCAGGTCTCCAAGAGCCTGGCTGACAAGTTCCATTGGGAAAAATT accaACTCTCATTCGGACGCGACGCGAGCAGCCTATTTACCGTCTAGACAAGGACGGCAGTATGAGAATATTCAATCTAAACTCATAA
- the LOC134658596 gene encoding uncharacterized protein LOC134658596 isoform X3 translates to MAVVLNLLLAVNLLRISWACPQHTRRPSRSEPFGSLVDTFRSGEIRDMMAPVITLAAIKAKLNETGIFDQDNVTLTEREQKELKKLFETIEIMNTSRARQPSSVQSVFSSLRMVERVVNKQTRDGQVSKSLADKFHWEKL, encoded by the exons ATGGCAGTCGTATTGAATCTCTT ATTAGCCGTAAACCTACTTCGAATTTCATGGGCCTG CCCCCAACACACGCGGCGGCCTTCCCGCTCAGAGCCCTTCGGCAGCCTGGTAGACACGTTCAGGTCTGGCGAGATTAGAGACATGATGGCGCCCGTCATCACACTTGCTGCCATTAAAGCCAAGCTGAATGAGACGG GTATATTCGACCAAGACAATGTTACATTAACCGAAAGGGAGCAAAAAGAACTTAAGAAGCTTTTTGAAACAATTGAGATTATG AACACTTCCCGCGCGCGCCAACCGTCAAGCGTGCAAAGTGTATTCAGCTCGCTGCGGATGGTCGAGCGCGTGGTCAACAAGCAGACGAGGGACGGCCAGGTCTCCAAGAGCCTGGCTGACAAGTTCCATTGGGAAAAATT ATAA
- the LOC134658596 gene encoding uncharacterized protein LOC134658596 isoform X2, which translates to MAVVLNLFPQHTRRPSRSEPFGSLVDTFRSGEIRDMMAPVITLAAIKAKLNETGIFDQDNVTLTEREQKELKKLFETIEIMNTSRARQPSSVQSVFSSLRMVERVVNKQTRDGQVSKSLADKFHWEKLPTLIRTRREQPIYRLDKDGSMRIFNLNS; encoded by the exons ATGGCAGTCGTATTGAATCTCTT CCCCCAACACACGCGGCGGCCTTCCCGCTCAGAGCCCTTCGGCAGCCTGGTAGACACGTTCAGGTCTGGCGAGATTAGAGACATGATGGCGCCCGTCATCACACTTGCTGCCATTAAAGCCAAGCTGAATGAGACGG GTATATTCGACCAAGACAATGTTACATTAACCGAAAGGGAGCAAAAAGAACTTAAGAAGCTTTTTGAAACAATTGAGATTATG AACACTTCCCGCGCGCGCCAACCGTCAAGCGTGCAAAGTGTATTCAGCTCGCTGCGGATGGTCGAGCGCGTGGTCAACAAGCAGACGAGGGACGGCCAGGTCTCCAAGAGCCTGGCTGACAAGTTCCATTGGGAAAAATT accaACTCTCATTCGGACGCGACGCGAGCAGCCTATTTACCGTCTAGACAAGGACGGCAGTATGAGAATATTCAATCTAAACTCATAA